In the Candidatus Electrothrix sp. GW3-4 genome, one interval contains:
- a CDS encoding CFI-box-CTERM domain-containing protein, with protein MSIRPITFTALCLFSIAVFTAQSFAASLDTGFGKNGKVAVDLGSYGDQANAVLVQPDGKILVGGSTSNTADLDFMLFRLLADGSLDSEFNLDGTVSTAVGSHDDEVFALALQADGKILAGGYSTSEDGSQDFALLCYNSDGSLDRDFGLEGMVVTAVSDSDDKITGIAVQEDGRILLTGTALGDEGRVVVLARYQSNGSPDSTFADEGFTLSAVGTDAQAGSLLLTEEGRILVAGTYREKENAALMVLAYDENGDLDTSFGYDGVTVPLDGTVPSAGYGMAIRSDGSILVAGSVGEDGERDGALFLFGEDGLPDREFGKLGVLVTDDDVDTVFYDVLVNDEMIAATGVTTGEDGMRESLLITYTKEDKGNSELFQQQVAAMAAAPGDSAEASDEETDVSELTAQIVTTEMDNEESYAFSLAATGVGSVVVVGASGAEEVASAQVMQYNIFQSSVTGTSFGTATGNSYIVTGTPEDVTRTTALIPVTISSGLGIVEERGIVFSKDPLPVLQDSDTTSDDAADDTSDDTSDDTTDDSTDDTTTDDSTSSTTDETGPVPISSTESSFLTTEPVILVVSTDEEATCRYNANFDEDYGEMGGILSSSFGTGHHVILGTLPETEVGEPYTFYVRCKDQSDNITTAGTEITFTVSATTTSTSTTTPTITDSYATTTSSTEVTLTVTTSESARCGYHEGSSSNIFDYTEMDVTGGTAHSADISGLSAATSYNYYIRCAFTSSDTVDSAVISFTTTTSLYKNPIFSAEDQVASTSPMQTGLATALESVGSLFVSTAIAQDDTDSTDTMDTTDDEDTEDSDFLEEGSADGGSGTGSFTVRMEDLKPGTFFYARAYAVVGGTTYYGNQVGFQTADSCFVATAAYGSLFHPAVKVLRDFRDRFMLDNPVSRGLVHLYYRYSPPIADVISSNMILRPATRALLMPIVGSAWLTMHFGWLWMLIPAAAMVLLSWFGMQTMWKREA; from the coding sequence ATGAGCATTCGTCCGATCACATTTACTGCCCTCTGTCTCTTCTCGATTGCTGTCTTCACTGCTCAATCCTTTGCAGCCTCCCTTGATACCGGTTTCGGCAAGAATGGAAAGGTCGCTGTGGACCTTGGTTCATACGGTGATCAGGCCAATGCCGTGCTTGTGCAGCCGGATGGTAAGATCTTGGTGGGAGGTTCGACCTCCAACACCGCTGATCTGGATTTCATGCTCTTTCGCCTCCTTGCGGACGGATCCCTGGATAGCGAGTTCAATCTTGACGGCACCGTCTCCACCGCGGTTGGGTCCCATGACGATGAGGTCTTTGCCCTGGCTCTGCAAGCGGACGGCAAGATCCTGGCCGGGGGCTATAGCACCAGTGAGGACGGGAGCCAAGATTTTGCCCTGCTTTGCTATAACAGCGACGGCTCCCTTGATCGGGATTTCGGCCTGGAGGGCATGGTGGTGACGGCGGTCAGTGATTCTGATGATAAGATTACCGGTATTGCTGTGCAAGAGGATGGCAGGATCCTGCTGACCGGAACGGCCCTAGGTGATGAGGGGCGGGTCGTGGTGCTGGCTCGGTATCAAAGTAACGGAAGCCCGGATTCGACCTTTGCCGATGAGGGATTTACCCTGAGTGCTGTGGGGACAGATGCCCAGGCTGGAAGTCTGCTGCTGACTGAAGAGGGACGTATCCTTGTTGCCGGTACCTATCGGGAGAAAGAAAATGCTGCCCTCATGGTGCTTGCCTATGATGAAAACGGCGATTTGGATACCTCTTTTGGTTATGATGGCGTGACTGTGCCCCTGGATGGCACGGTACCCAGCGCGGGTTACGGTATGGCAATCCGCAGCGACGGCAGTATTTTGGTTGCTGGCTCTGTCGGGGAAGACGGAGAACGGGATGGGGCCTTATTCCTTTTTGGCGAGGATGGCTTGCCAGATAGGGAGTTCGGCAAGCTGGGCGTGCTTGTCACTGACGATGACGTGGACACGGTTTTTTACGATGTCTTAGTGAATGATGAGATGATCGCGGCAACCGGCGTGACCACCGGGGAAGATGGAATGCGTGAGTCCCTGTTGATCACCTATACCAAAGAAGATAAAGGCAATAGCGAGCTCTTTCAGCAGCAGGTGGCAGCGATGGCCGCTGCTCCAGGTGATAGCGCAGAGGCCAGTGATGAAGAAACAGACGTAAGCGAACTCACGGCCCAGATCGTCACCACGGAAATGGATAATGAAGAGAGTTATGCCTTTTCCCTTGCGGCCACTGGGGTTGGGAGTGTGGTTGTGGTGGGGGCCAGCGGTGCTGAAGAAGTCGCCAGTGCGCAGGTCATGCAATATAATATTTTTCAATCAAGTGTTACCGGTACCTCCTTTGGTACGGCGACGGGAAATTCGTATATTGTGACCGGTACACCTGAAGACGTGACCCGGACAACGGCCTTGATTCCGGTGACCATCTCTTCAGGTTTGGGTATTGTCGAAGAGCGAGGAATTGTATTTAGCAAGGATCCTCTTCCTGTTTTGCAAGACAGCGATACGACGAGCGATGATGCAGCCGACGATACGAGCGACGATACGAGCGATGATACAACTGATGATAGCACTGATGATACAACGACGGATGATAGCACCAGTTCCACGACCGATGAAACAGGTCCGGTCCCCATCAGCAGCACCGAGAGCTCTTTTTTAACAACAGAGCCAGTTATTTTGGTCGTTTCTACGGATGAGGAGGCCACCTGCCGGTATAATGCGAACTTTGACGAAGATTACGGGGAGATGGGTGGCATCCTCTCTTCCTCCTTTGGGACTGGCCATCATGTTATTTTGGGGACACTGCCGGAAACAGAGGTGGGAGAGCCTTACACCTTTTACGTACGCTGTAAAGATCAATCAGACAATATAACCACCGCAGGGACAGAGATAACCTTTACAGTTTCTGCGACAACGACGAGCACGAGTACAACAACGCCGACTATTACTGACTCTTACGCAACGACCACAAGCAGTACCGAAGTCACTCTCACCGTTACCACCAGTGAGTCAGCTCGGTGTGGATACCATGAAGGTTCTTCCAGCAATATCTTTGATTATACGGAGATGGATGTCACTGGCGGCACAGCGCATAGTGCCGATATCAGCGGGCTGTCGGCGGCTACTTCGTATAATTACTATATCAGATGTGCCTTTACCAGCTCTGACACCGTAGATTCAGCCGTCATTTCGTTTACCACAACCACATCCCTGTACAAAAACCCCATCTTTTCTGCCGAAGATCAGGTCGCTTCTACATCCCCCATGCAAACCGGCCTGGCCACCGCCCTGGAGAGTGTAGGAAGCCTGTTTGTCAGCACCGCGATAGCTCAAGACGATACAGATAGCACCGATACCATGGACACCACCGACGACGAAGACACCGAGGATAGTGATTTCCTGGAAGAGGGAAGCGCAGACGGGGGCTCTGGCACTGGAAGCTTTACCGTCAGGATGGAAGACCTCAAACCCGGTACCTTCTTCTATGCCCGGGCCTATGCCGTGGTCGGTGGCACCACCTATTACGGGAACCAGGTCGGTTTTCAAACCGCAGATTCCTGCTTTGTCGCCACAGCTGCCTATGGTTCGCTCTTTCATCCGGCAGTTAAAGTCCTTCGTGATTTCCGTGATCGCTTTATGCTGGATAACCCGGTGAGCCGTGGTCTGGTGCATCTGTACTATCGCTACTCACCGCCCATTGCTGATGTGATCAGCAGTAACATGATCCTACGTCCTGCCACCCGAGCCCTGCTGATGCCTATAGTTGGTTCTGCCTGGTTGACCATGCATTTCGGTTGGCTGTGGATGCTCATTCCTGCCGCAGCAATGGTTCTGCTAAGCTGGTTTGGAATGCAGACAATGTGGAAAAGAGAGGCGTAG
- a CDS encoding molybdopterin-binding protein produces MKKRIPVDQAVGMVLAHDITEIVQGEFKGCAFKKGHILRLEDVEHFRRLGKEHIYALELSEGEIHENEAARLLATALAGPGVEHSDKITEGKASLRASCDGLLKIEKEALYRFNLLGEIMCSSLHTDTPVKKGEQVAATRLIPLVGERSLVEEGVAIAASAESGEKLVRVLPLNKVKAGLVVTGSEVYYGRIEDKFEAVLREKMAWLGSEVVRVGFAPDDAARIAEEIRLCLEAGASLIITSGGMSVDPDDVTRTGIREAGAVETVYGTPVLPGAMFLVGRIGEVPVLGLPACGMFHKITVFDLLLPRILTGESIGREQFAAMGHGGLCRQCTHCQYPICNFGK; encoded by the coding sequence ATGAAAAAACGTATACCGGTAGATCAGGCCGTTGGTATGGTGCTGGCCCATGATATCACCGAGATTGTGCAGGGTGAGTTTAAGGGATGTGCCTTTAAGAAGGGGCATATTTTGCGCCTGGAAGATGTTGAACATTTCCGTCGACTGGGCAAGGAGCATATCTACGCCTTGGAGCTTTCCGAGGGAGAGATTCATGAAAACGAGGCGGCTCGCCTGCTGGCAACGGCCCTTGCTGGACCAGGAGTTGAGCATTCTGATAAGATAACAGAAGGCAAGGCCTCGCTGCGGGCCTCCTGTGATGGTCTGCTTAAGATCGAGAAAGAGGCCCTGTATCGTTTTAATCTGCTGGGCGAGATTATGTGTTCCAGCCTGCATACCGATACCCCGGTCAAAAAAGGGGAACAGGTCGCTGCGACCCGCCTGATTCCCTTGGTGGGGGAACGCTCTCTGGTGGAAGAGGGGGTGGCCATTGCTGCCTCTGCTGAATCGGGTGAGAAGCTCGTCCGGGTCTTGCCCCTGAACAAGGTCAAGGCCGGGCTGGTTGTCACCGGCAGTGAGGTCTATTATGGTCGGATTGAGGATAAATTTGAGGCCGTGCTCCGGGAGAAGATGGCCTGGCTGGGCTCAGAGGTGGTGCGGGTGGGCTTTGCCCCGGATGATGCCGCTCGAATTGCCGAGGAGATCCGTCTCTGTCTGGAAGCTGGAGCCAGTCTGATTATTACCTCCGGGGGGATGTCCGTGGACCCGGACGATGTCACCCGCACCGGTATCCGGGAGGCCGGTGCCGTGGAGACCGTGTACGGGACCCCGGTCCTGCCTGGGGCCATGTTTCTTGTCGGCCGGATTGGGGAGGTACCTGTCCTTGGTCTGCCTGCCTGTGGTATGTTTCATAAAATTACCGTATTTGACCTGCTTCTCCCCCGTATTCTTACCGGTGAGTCCATCGGTCGGGAGCAGTTTGCCGCTATGGGGCATGGAGGACTCTGTCGGCAATGTACGCATTGTCAGTACCCGATTTGTAATTTTGGCAAATAA
- a CDS encoding Trm112 family protein, whose amino-acid sequence MKKELLDILACPKCKGKIELSEDQEALLCHVCQLAYPIRDAIPIMIIEEASPLSPEQQST is encoded by the coding sequence ATGAAAAAAGAACTCCTTGATATCCTCGCCTGTCCTAAGTGTAAAGGCAAGATAGAACTCAGTGAGGACCAAGAGGCCCTGCTCTGTCATGTCTGCCAGCTTGCCTATCCAATCCGTGACGCCATTCCTATCATGATCATTGAGGAAGCCAGCCCCTTATCCCCGGAGCAGCAATCCACCTGA